The genome window GTCACGTTCTCCCGCATGCTCAACGACATCGGCGGCCAGTCGCTTGTCTTCTTCGTGCTGGTGGTGGCGGCGGCGGAGGTGGTCGTGGGGCTGGGCATCATCGTCGCCATCTTCCGCCGCCGAAAGGGCGCCACGGCGGATGACCTCCACATCCTGAAGGGCTGACGCCGAGCGTGCTGCATTACTCCTACATCATTCCTCTGCTGCCCCTGTCCGGTGCGGTGATCCTGGCCTTCTTCGGCCGGCGTATCGGCAACCCACTGGCCGGCTGGCTGGGGACGCTGCTGGTGACGGCCTCCTTCGTGGTGGCCGTCTTCGTCTTCGTCGACCTGCTCGACCGAGCCAGCGGCAACCGCGCTTTCGACCAGACGATCTTCACCTGGATCCCGGTGGGTGGCCTCCAGATCAAGGCGGCGCTGCTCGTCGACCCCTTGTCGATCACGATGGTGCTCTTCGTGACCGCGGTGAGCGCGCTGATCCACCTCTACTCGATCGGCTACATGCGCCGCGATCCCCAGTTCTCGAAGTTCTTCGTCTACCTCAACCTGTTCGTGTTCTCCATGCTCATCCTGGTCATGGCGGACAACTTCGTGCTCACCTTCCTTGGCTGGGAGGGGGTGGGGGCGTGCTCGTACTGGCTGGTGGCCTTCTGGTTCGACCGGGACGTCGCCGCCAGCGCGGGCAAGAAGGCCTTCATCGTCAACCGGATCGGCGACTTCGGCTTCCTCATCGCCATGTTCCTGATCTTCTCGACCGTGGGCACCCTCAGCTACAGCGGCGTGTTCGGGGCCGTGAACAG of Acidimicrobiales bacterium contains these proteins:
- the nuoK gene encoding NADH-quinone oxidoreductase subunit NuoK, yielding MSLGGPYYLTLAAVLFTIGGVGLLLRRNVLVMFMCVELMLNAVNLSFVTFSRMLNDIGGQSLVFFVLVVAAAEVVVGLGIIVAIFRRRKGATADDLHILKG